The Leptodactylus fuscus isolate aLepFus1 chromosome 3, aLepFus1.hap2, whole genome shotgun sequence genome has a segment encoding these proteins:
- the LOC142196563 gene encoding epoxide hydrolase 1-like has product MWRKLLEDGRSAFNDHWPQSLLIPATVGLGGALLCWKLHGRKIKTLELGEGWWGPGEKPHTHGEDTRVRSFVIEASESDIEDLHRRLDGTRFFSPLEDSRFHYGFNSAHLRTVISYWRNKYDWKKQVKILNKYSHFKTTIEGLDVHFIHVKPSHLNPGQKVYPILMVHGWPGSFYEFYRILPLLTDPGNHGLNPNIAFEVICPSIPGYGFSEASSKMGFTAFAAARIFYKLMLRLGFNEFYVQGGDWGSRITCLLSQMKPESVKGLHLNFVMLPNGGLGRLKSLLIGRYAPWLVGLTREDVKRIYPYMEKNVFRILLETGYLHIQATKPDTVGSALNDSPAGLAAYILEKFSTWTDTSFREQEDGGLDRKFSLDDLLTNVMIYWVTGSISSSMRFYKENFTRNYNRTPDTKIGVSVPTGIAAFPCELAHAPQVWAKQKFYNIVSYTYMPRGGHFAAFEEPELLARDIQKFVSKVEKI; this is encoded by the exons ATGTGGAGGAAGCTCCTGGAGGATGGCAG GTCGGCCTTCAATGACCACTGGCCTCAAAGCCTGCTGATCCCCGCCACAGTTGGTTTGGGGGGCGCTCTTCTGTGTTGGAAGCTGCATGGACGGAAAATAAAGACTCTTGAGCTGGGAGAAGGCTGGTGGGGTCCGGGGGAGAAGCCTCACACCCACGGAGAGGACACGCGTGTGCGCTCCTTTGTAATTGAAGCCTCGGAGTCCGATATTGAG GATCTTCACAGACGCTTGGATGGTACCAGGTTCTTCTCACCTCTAGAAGACTCCAGATTCCACTATGGGTTTAATTCTGCACATCTGAGGACAGTGATTTCTTACTGGAGGAACAAATATGACTGGAAGAAGCAAGTCAAGATCCTCAATAAATATTCGCACTTCAAGACGACCATAGAAG GACTGGATGTGCATTTTATCCATGTGAAGCCATCACATCTGAACCCTGGACAGAAGGTCTATCCTATCCTTATGGTCCATGGTTGGCCTGGATCCTTTTATGAGTTCTATCGTATTCTCCCACTCCTGACAGATCCTGGAAATCATGGTCTCAATCCAAACATTGCCTTTGAGGTCATCTGCCCATCTATTCCAGGATATGGTTTTTCGGAGGCCTCATCTAAGATGG GATTCACCGCCTTTGCAGCTGCCCGAATCTTCTACAAGTTAATGCTAAGACTTGGATTCAATGAATTTTACGTACAGGGTGGAGACTGGGGCAGTAGAATCACCTGCCTCTTATCTCAGATGAAGCCGGA GTCAGTAAAAGGACTCCATCTCAACTTTGTGATGCTTCCAAATGGAGGACTAGGAAGACTGAAGTCTCTTCTTATTGGTCGATATGCTCCATGGTTGGTGGGATTGACAAGAGAAGATGTCAAACGTATTTACCCCTATATGGAGAAGAATGTGTTCAGAATCCTACTAGAGACTGGATACCTGCACatacaggccaccaaacctgACACCGTAG GTTCAGCTCTGAACGACTCTCCTGCTGGTCTCGCTGCCTACATCCTAGAGAAGTTCTCAACATGGACGGACACCTCGTTCCGGGAGCAGGAGGACGGCGGCCTGGACAG GAAATTCTCTCTTGATGATCTCTTAACCAACGTCATGATCTACTGGGTTACTGGATCCATCTCTTCTTCCATGAGGTTCTACAAGGAGAACTTCACGCGCAACTACAATCGCACGCCAGACACCAA GATTGGGGTCTCTGTTCCCACTGGCATCGCGGCGTTCCCCTGTGAGTTGGCGCATGCACCCCAGGTGTGGGCCAAGCAGAAGTTCTACAATATTGTCTCCTACACCTACATGCCACGTGGGGGACATTTTGCGGCCTTTGAGGAACCAGAACTTCTCGCCCGAGACATCCAGAAGTTTGTGTCTAAAGTTGAGAAGATCTGA
- the LOC142197211 gene encoding epoxide hydrolase 1-like codes for MWRQVLEHGRSAFNDHWPHSALVPVGVGGAVLCWLLCGRRKRTIEMGDGWWGTGVKPQKNEDTSVRPFHIEVSEEDIKDLQARLDQTRYVTPLEDAQFHYGFPGTELQKVVSYWRDSFDWGKQVEIINRYPHYKTNIEGLDIHFLHVKPPQLQPGQKAIPLLMVHGWPGSFYEFYRILPMLTEPGKHGLDPNVTFEIICPSIPGYGFSEASHKQGFNALAAARIFYKLMLRLGFSEFYLQGGDWGSLITTTISQMKPEAVKGLHLNVVFISNGGLKMLLCILLGRYLPWLVGFTREDVKRFFPFTEKSVYAVLRESGYLHIQGTKPDTVGSALNDSPVGLAAYILEKFSTWTDPEFRRLEDGGLQRKFSMDDLLTNVMIYWVTGSITSSMRFYKENFTRDFQTSPAARTPVYVPTGIAAFPCELLHSPRVLAKDKYKNIVTYTYMPRGGHFAAFEEPEILARDIQNFVSKVEKK; via the exons ATGTGGAGACAAGTGCTGGAACACGGCAG GTCGGCGTTTAATGACCATTGGCCGCACAGTGCTCTGGTTCCAGTCGGGGTCGGGGGCGCTGTACTTTGCTGGTTGTTATGTGGACGCAGAAAGAGAACCATAGAGATGGGGGATGGGTGGTGGGGGACAGGGGTGAAACCCCAGAAGAACGAGGACACCAGTGTGAGACCTTTCCATATTGAGGTGTCTGAGGAGGATATTAAG GATCTCCAGGCACGTCTGGATCAGACACGTTACGTCACCCCACTGGAGGATGCACAATTCCATTATGGCTTCCCAGGGACCGAGCTCCAGAAGGTTGTCTCCTACTGGAGGGACAGCTTTGACTGGGGCAAACAGGTGGAGATCATCAATAGATACCCGCACTACAAGACCAACATAGAAG GTCTGGACATTCATTTCCTTCATGTGAAGCCCCCGCAACTTCAGCCCGGACAGAAGGCCATCCCCCTCCTCATGGTTCATGGCTGGCCCGGATCTTTCTATGAATTCTACCGTATACTTCCAATGCTGACCGAACCTGGGAAGCACGGACTGGACCCTAATGTCACATTTGAGATAATCTGTCCCTCTATCCCAGGATATGGATTCTCCGAAGCATCGCACAAGCAAG GATTCAACGCCTTGGCGGCCGCTCGTATCTTCTACAAACTGATGCTGAGACTGGGATTTAGTGAGTTCTACCTgcaaggaggagactggggaagTCTGATCACGACTACAATATCACAGATGAAGCCTGA GGCGGTGAAGGGCCTCCACCTCAATGTGGTTTTTATAAGTAATGGTGGACTCAAGATGCTTCTGTGTATCCTTCTTGGCCGCTATTTGCCTTGGCTGGTCGGCTTCACCAGAGAAGACGTCAAACGTTTCTTCCCCTTCACTGAGAAGTCGGTGTACGCCGTGTTGCGGGAGTCGGGGTACCTCCATATACAGGGTACCAAACCGGATACTGTCG GCTCCGCTCTGAATGACTCTCCGGTTGGTCTCGCTGCCTACATTTTGGAGAAGTTCTCTACATGGACAGATCCAGAATTCAGACGACTTGAGGACGGCGGCTTGCAGAG GAAATTCTCTATGGATGATCTTCTCACTAATGTGATGATCTACTGGGTGACGGGATCCATTACGTCTTCTATGAGGTTCTATAAGGAGAATTTCACTCGAGATTTCCAGACTTCTCCAGCAGCGAG GACCCCCGTATATGTTCCCACTGGCATCGCTGCTTTTCCTTGTGAGCTTCTTCACTCCCCCAGGGTATTGGCTAAAGACAAATACAAGAACATCGTCACTTACACCTACATGCCACGTGGAGGACACTTTGCCGCGTTCGAGGAGCCGGAAATTCTTGCCCGCGACATCCAGAACTTTGTGtccaaagtggaaaaaaaataa
- the LOC142196562 gene encoding epoxide hydrolase 1-like — translation MWRQLLEDGRSAFNDHWPHSLLIPATVGLGGALLCWKLNGRNIKTLELGEGWWGPGEKPHTHGEDTRVRPFVVEASESDIEDLHRRLDGTRFFSPLEDSRFHYGFNSAHLRTLISYWRNKYDWKKQVKILNKYPHFKTTIEGLDVHFIHVKPTHLNPGQKVYPLLMVHGWPGSFYEFYHILPLLTDPGNHGLNPNIAFEVICPSIPGYGFSEAPSKTGFTAFAAARIFYKLMLRLGFNEFYLQGGDWGSRITCLLSQMKSESVKGLHLNFVMQMPGGLGWMMSLLIGRYAPWLVGLTREDVKRIYPFMEKNVFTTLRETGYLHLQATKPDTIGSALNDSPAGLAAYILEKFSTATDMSFQDLEDGGLDRKFSLDDLLTNVMIYWITGAISSSVRFYKENFTRNFNNTPDIKMAISVPTGIAAFPCEMAHAPPVWAKQKFHNIVSYTYMPRGGHFAAFEEPELLAQDIQNFVSKVEKI, via the exons ATGTGGAGGCAGCTCCTGGAGGATGGCAG GTCGGCCTTCAATGACCACTGGCCTCACAGCCTGCTGATCCCCGCCACAGTTGGTTTGGGGGGCGCTCTTCTGTGTTGGAAGCTGAATGGAAGGAACATAAAGACTCTTGAGCTGGGAGAAGGCTGGTGGGGTCCGGGGGAGAAGCCTCACACCCATGGAGAGGACACGCGTGTGCGCCCCTTTGTAGTTGAAGCCTCGGAGTCTGATATTGAG GATCTTCACAGACGTTTGGATGGTACTAGGTTCTTCTCACCTCTAGAAGACTCCAGATTCCACTATGGGTTTAATTCTGCACATCTGAGGACGCTGATCTCTTACTGGAGGAACAAATATGACTGGAAGAAGCAAGTCAAGATCCTCAATAAATATCCGCACTTCAAGACGACCATAGAAG GACTGGATGTGCATTTTATCCATGTGAAGCCAACACATCTGAACCCTGGGCAGAAGGTCTATCCTCTCCTTATGGTCCATGGTTGGCCGGGCTCCTTCTACGAGTTCTATCACATTCTCCCACTCCTGACAGATCCTGGGAATCATGGTCTCAATCCAAACATTGCCTTTGAGGTCATCTGCCCATCTATTCCAGGATATGGCTTTTCAGAGGCCCCATCTAAGACAG GATTCACCGCCTTTGCTGCTGCCCGGATCTTCTACAAGTTAATGCTAAGACTTGGATTTAATGAATTTTACCTCCAGGGTGGAGACTGGGGCAGTAGAATCACCTGCCTCTTATCTCAGATGAAGTCGGA GTCAGTAAAAGGACTCCATCTCAACTTTGTGATGCAAATGCCCGGAGGACTTGGATGGATGATGTCTCTGCTTATTGGTCGATATGCCCCATGGTTGGTGGGGCTGACAAGAGAGGATGTCAAACGTATTTACCCCTTTATGGAGAAGAATGTGTTCACAACTCTACGTGAGACTGGATACCTGCACCTACAGGCCACCAAACCTGACACCATAG GTTCGGCTCTGAATGACTCTCCCGCTGGACTCGCTGCCTACATCCTCGAGAAGTTCTCAACAGCCACAGACATGTCCTTCCAGGACCTAGAAGATGGCGGCCTGGACAG GAAATTCTCTCTTGATGATCTTTTAACCAACGTCATGATCTACTGGATTACTGGAGCCATCTCTTCCTCCGTGAGGTTCTACAAGGAGAACTTCACACGTAACTTCAATAACACTCCAGACATCAA GATGGCGATCTCTGTACCCACTGGCATCGCGGCGTTCCCCTGTGAGATGGCACACGCACCCCCGGTGTGGGCCAAGCAGAAGTTCCACAATATTGTCTCCTACACCTACATGCCACGTGGAGGACATTTTGCAGCCTTTGAGGAACCAGAACTTCTCGCCCAAGACATCCAGAATTTTGTGTCTAAAGTTGAGAAGATATGA
- the MRPS18A gene encoding large ribosomal subunit protein mL66 — protein MAAPCVLLSSVTRLLRPALGLVRRPGWAGVPGVQNRGLRQLTEVKDGKVTTVEGRIHEEKPKMSPPNPEGQCPICRWNLKHKYDYTDVLVLSQFLRSDGGMLPRKVTGLCNEEHKKVEACVKMAHRAGLLPNHRPKLQEGQKPKAKFHLNRYLTRWSVSTAKPILRRGLKWCKVKMPVGDPIMKDNVRYSRRPLIFRQ, from the exons ATGGCGGCGCCCTGTGTCCTCCTGTCCTCGGTCACACGTCTGCTCCGTCCTGCGCTGGGACTAGTGAGGCGGCCGGGATGGGCGGGGGTCCCGGGGGTGCAGAACCGAGGCCTGCGGCAGT TGACTGAAGTAAAGGACGGGAAGGTGACGACG GTGGAAGGACGAATCCATGAAGAGAAGCCGAAAATGTCTCCCCCAAATCCTGAGGGGCAGTGCCCGATCTGCAGGTGGAACCTCAAACACAAGTACGATTACACG GATGTCCTCGTTCTCAGCCAGTTTCTCCGCTCAGACGGTGGCATGTTACCACGTAAGGTGACTGGACTGTGCAACGAAGAGCACAAGAAGGTAGAGGCCTGTGTAAAGATGGCGCACCGAGCAG GACTCTTACCAAATCACAGGCCCAAACTGCAAGAAGGACAAAAGCCTAAAGCCAAATTCCATCTGAACAG GTACCTCACACGCTGGTCTGTGTCCACTGCTAAACCCATCCTGAGGAGGGGGCTGAAGTGGTGTAAGGTCAAAATGCCGGTGGGAGACCCCATCATGAAAGACAACGTGCGGTACAGCCGTAGACCGCTCATCTTCAGACAGTGA
- the RSPH9 gene encoding radial spoke head protein 9 homolog, giving the protein MEAETLQQCAELVSGCGLSPEHTAALRSSLLLLRRDMRLSRLFFWGKILGVRGDYYIAQGAEGAEQLRNRRTFYSLNCLDWCLLPPATDDVIRDARVIKGRFIGDPAHEYEHTVRRKAGEGSAGFEEDVTNYIKEESRLVATIALIDREAAVAPRGAFIKNPLGQVNINHSFRGLTISEAKKLSSFFHFTPTLIPKKKSLLEKADLDPAIDFLDSLEHDIPKGCWSLQWERGSSVMVLRSLLWLGMTFYHIPLTPQYGYVYIGNGERNIDLPFMI; this is encoded by the exons ATGGAGGCCGAGACCCTGCAGCAGTGCGCGGAGCTGGTGAGCGGCTGCGGCCTGAGCCCCGAGCACACTGCGGCCCTGCGCTCCTCTCTGCTGCTCCTCCGCAGGGACATGCGGCTCTCCCGCCTCTTCTTCTGGGGCAAGATCCTGGGGGTCCGGGGGGATTATTACATAGCGCAGGGGGCGGAGGGCGCGGAGCAGCTGCGGAACCGGAGGACCTTCTACAG CCTGAATTGCCTGGACTGGTGCCTTCTGCCCCCGGCTACAGATGATGTCATCAGAGACGCGCGGGTCATTAAGGGGCGATTCATCGGAGACCCTGCCCACGAATACGAGCACACGGTCCGCAGGAAGGCGGGGGAGGGCTCAGCAGGGTTCGAGGAGGATGTGACG AACTATATTAAGGAGGAGTCCCGTCTGGTCGCCACCATCGCACTGATTGATCGAGAGGCCGCGGTGGCTCCACGGGGGGCTTTCATCAAAAATCCACTAGGGCAAGTCAATATAAACCACAGTTTCAGAG GTCTTACCATCAGTGAGGCAAAAAAGCTGAGCTCCTTCTTCCACTTCACCCCAACACTGATCCCCAAGAAGAAATCTCTGCTGGAGAAGGCTGACTTGGACCCCGCCATCGACTTCCTGGACTCCCTGGAACATGATATTCCTAAAG GTTGCTGGAGTCTGCAATGGGAGCGGGGCAGCAGTGTGATGGTTCTGCGCAGCCTGCTGTGGTTGGGGATGACATTCTACCACATCCCTCTGACCCCGCAGTACGGTTACGTATATATTGGGAACGGAGAGCGGAACATTGACCTGCCCTTCATGATCTGA